Within the Pseudarthrobacter sp. W1I19 genome, the region TTTCACTTGCTGGGGGTGGAAGGTGCTTTTCCGGCTCCTAGGGATTCCACAGGAGCCGTGTGGAAGCCTCAAGTCCTGAAGCGTGGGGCAAAGCCGCCTCGACAAGGTGGAGCTGACCACCAGAGGCGTGTGCCGCCGTCGTAATATGCACGTCAAAGCCACCGGCCGTCCTCAAAACGGCCAAACCTCATTCTTTGAAGTGGGTGGTAGGCAGGCCGCCCGGCAGTTCCCGCAGCATGGTTTCCGCTATGACGCGGGCTTTGACGTTCCGGTGGCTTGAGGCTTGGGCAAGGATGTGGAAAGCGTCGTCGTAGGAGCACCGGTTTTGTCCCATGATTACTCCGCAGGCAACGTCGATGGAGGTACGGCCCTGCAGGGCCGCCTCGAGTTGTTCGGCCCTCGCCTGTGCTGCCCGCAACTCTGCTGCCGACAGGTAGCTGCCAGCTGCCAGTTTGCTGAAGGCGCCGGCCGCAACAATAACACCGGGAACGAAGGCGTTGTCCTGCTGGGCCAGCAGCGTCAGGGTTGCCGGGCTGTCCGCGTGAAGCTGCAGCGGCACGGACAAGAGCGACCTGTAGCCGGCCTCGCCCAGAGGGCGCCAGTACGAAGGCCACCGCGGATCAGCCGAGTAGCTGTTGGCCATGAGCGCGAGATGCCCGGCGAGGGCGTGGGACACGGGTCCGTCCCCTCGGCTTTGATCGGATTGTGCGAGGAAGGTGGCGCCGCTGGTGGTGCCGGCCGTCAAGGCCGCGTGGCGTGGGCGCACCAGGGTCACGGCACAGTCCAAGGTGCATCCGGCCAGCTCGGACAGGGCTGATGTTGCGGCCAGGGCGAGGAGTTGAAGGGAGGCCTCGTCACTGTGGGCACGCAGGTCCAAAAGAACGCCGAACGTGGGCGGGACCGCTGACCCGCTGTGGAACCGCGACGATCCGCTGCTCCCGTCACCGGCCCCAACTTGATGGTGCGCCCGCTTCAGGCGCAGCTCAATTCCCACAATCTGCTCCCGTCACCAGCGCTCCCCGAGGATATCTCTTGCTGCACCATACGGGGTGGGGGAGAGGGAACGCCCGAGTAACTGGTACTCGACTTTTCAGCAGGGTATTACTGCGGTGACCTCATAAGACCGAATACAGAATTGCGTGAATACATCCAACCT harbors:
- a CDS encoding ANTAR domain-containing protein, producing MGIELRLKRAHHQVGAGDGSSGSSRFHSGSAVPPTFGVLLDLRAHSDEASLQLLALAATSALSELAGCTLDCAVTLVRPRHAALTAGTTSGATFLAQSDQSRGDGPVSHALAGHLALMANSYSADPRWPSYWRPLGEAGYRSLLSVPLQLHADSPATLTLLAQQDNAFVPGVIVAAGAFSKLAAGSYLSAAELRAAQARAEQLEAALQGRTSIDVACGVIMGQNRCSYDDAFHILAQASSHRNVKARVIAETMLRELPGGLPTTHFKE